The Salvelinus alpinus chromosome 30, SLU_Salpinus.1, whole genome shotgun sequence genomic interval CCGGTATCTGACGGAATGTTCAGGATTGGAATAGGAGGGCAGCCATTTTGTAAGGAGTGGCCAGGATGGCTGTCAGGTTTCTCGTCGCTTAAGACAAGTTGTTTTTCTGAACTTTTTTGATTTCCTGAAGAAAGAAAGTAGGTTTGAGGATGACATTTTGGAGATGGTGAAAATCAACACTGACATATCTATTAATGATTTACTGACACATATCTATTATGTTAAATGGTGCATATGGCCCAGTCCATCATACCCAGCTCTGTTATGTCACTACAAACTCACCTCAATAAGGGCGTCTATCAACTTCCCATAGGCATCGTCGAGATTATCATTGACAATGACAATGTCAAATATGCCCGGTTCCTTGCCTGAAAGATCAGGGGAACCGTTTTAGACAACATCCTTCAAGAACTTCTCAACATACAACTCTGTTTTAGGCCAAAGTCTCTCCAGAATCAGACTCACTTATCTCCATGTCCACCTGAGCAGCATCTAAACGTTTCTGGAGGCTCTCCTCTGACTCAGTATTTCTGTCCCTTAAACGCTTCTCCTAAAATGCCAAAATGTCAGAGGGAGATCATCATGGGTGGGTTAGCGTTAGATCAGGAGTTACTACACTTTTATAACCATATTGTACTTATATAACCAATTATACACAAGTTAAACAAGACAAAAATGACCCTGGTACACCATTTTATATTGCCTCCTGGCTCTCACCAGTATGTTCATGGACGGAGGCTGGATCGAGAtgtagatggggttgaggtctgtCGTCTTCACAGCCCTAACGCCCTGCATGTCGATGTCCAGGATGCAGATCAGGTTCTTGTCTTTAACGGCCTGCACCGAGGCCTTGCTCGTCCCGTACATGTTCCCCGAAAACACTGCGCTTTCAACGAACTCCCCTTTGTCGATGCTGGCCTGCATGTACTCCCTTGTAACATAATGGTAATCTGAAACAACAATTTCATGTTAAAAGGTTGGTTATTGAAAATAATAAAGACACAGGGGACAGCATAGGTCGCCCAAAGATGGTTGAAGCTAATTAAAGTGATGCAACAGGAGGATTTGGAGCACAAGTGTCTATCTTGGAGTTTAAAAACCCTACCTACCTTTGCCATTTTCTTCACCAGGACGAGGGCTCCTTGTTGTATCTAAAGGATGAGAGCACACAATTAGATATTTTATTTCTGTAACTGACACCTCCCTGACATTTTACACAGTTAACGGGGGACTGGTGCAGAGCACACTTACGCGAGACGCTGAAGCCAAACACGCCCTCGTACTCCTTGAGCAGGTTCTTGAGCAGCGTGCTCTTCCCAGCCCCTGACGGGCCACTCAGCACCACTGGCCTGGGTCCTGCCATAgcttggggagaggaggagagacagggtaaGATGAGAGAACACAACAGAGTCTGGAATTCCTCACTGCACAGGGTGTGGTGGTTACATCATGTCTTCATGGCATGAGTTATGTAACGAGACAAACGGTTGGAACTGGTGTCATGAGGAGAAATGGCCCGGCGCAGCAGCTGTCATTCTTGAGATTAAAAACATACCTAGGCTTATCCTTTATTCACATGATGAAACTAGTAAATCTCTAGTTGCCTTTATTCAAATAGTGGTGTAATACACCTGGTCTAAACAACACCACAAATAGGCCCAAGGGCTGAATATGACGAACCAGGTATCCTATAAAAACTGATGAATTGGTGAATCTGCAGTACACATCCTAAGCAAGACTAGTTTGACCAAATATCCCCAACACCTACAGTGGTTATCATGTCCTGTTAGGCCGTTACCACGGCACCACCATGGAACAATCTAATCGGAGAGCCTAAAATGACTCTGCTGCTTCCGATTGCAAGGCAGAAGTGATTTCAGTACAGATTTTCAGTCTGGAATGACTGTTTAAAATCTGCAATATGTAAACTTTTGGACAACCTAAACAAATTAGCATAGAAATGTGAGATCtcgatctgtcattctcattgaaagcaagcctAAGAAGCGGTAAAACTGTTCTACGTGCCGATCTCATCATACTCGTAATTGTATCCGCTCTATCACACTTGTTACTCGTAAATCGGAAAACCCAGAAGTGCGCTTTAAATGCCGGTAAAGCCTATACCTCAAGTGCACTATCACTCAGAGGGCATTAGTATGTTGCTTCACGCAttcattaatatggtcagtaaTGCACAAGGCTGAGTACTTATTTTtacagtgtaaagataggaatactAGAGAACATTTTACACTACACCTATTCAAACAGAGATATCAGAGGGGGCAGTTATTACACCTTGAGAAGATACAGAAAAGAAATCCTCAACAGTTTGAGCCAAATAAACAAGTTAGGACCAAAACAACATTAGAAAATTCCAATGGAAGTCAGGGGGGCTGAACTCTGATATATTACACAGGTACTTAAGGAGTGGGAGAAGGGGTTTGCTAGTTTGTTCTTAGGTAACGAAAATGTGGCATATTTTGAGGAAGATTTTTTTATAAAGACATTTTCCCTGAGAACTAAAATGGAAATCAATGTTAGAACCCAcacgtatgtacagttgaagtcggaagtttacatacacttgttggaatcattaaaactcattttcaatcactccacaaatttcttgttaacaaactatagttttggcaagtcggttaggacatctactttgtgcatgacacaagtaatttttccaacaattgtttagaccgattatttcactgtatcacaattccaatgggtcagaagtttacatacgctaagttgactgtgcttttaaacagcttggaaaattccagaaaataaagtcatggctttagaagcttctgataggctaattgacatcatttgagtcaattggaggtgtacctgtggatgtatttcaaggcctaccttcaaactcagtgcctctttgcttgacatcgtgggaaaatctaaataaatcagccaagacctcagaaaataaatacaattgtagacctccacaagtctggttcatccttgggagcaatttccaaatgcctgaaggtaccgcgttcatctgtacaaacaatagtacgcaagtataaacaccatgggaccacgcagacgccataccgctcaggaaggagacgcgttctgtctcctagagatgaacgtactttggtgtgaaaagtgcaatcaatcccagaacaacagcaaaggaccttgtgaagatgctggaggaaacaggtacaaaagtatctatatccacagtagtcCTATACtgacatagcctgaaaggccgctcagcaaggaagaagccacttctccaaatccgccataaaaaagccagactacagtttgcaactgcacatggggacaaagattgtactttttggagaaatgtcctctggtctgataaaacaaatagaactgtttggtcataatgaccatcgttctttttggaggaaaaggggggaggcttgcaagccgaagaacaccatctcaaccgcgaagcacaggggtggaaacatcatgttgtgggggtgctttgctgcaggagggactggtgcacttcacaaaatagatggcatcatgaggaaagaaaattatgtgcgagcaaggaggcctacaaacctgactcagttacaccagctctgtcaggaggaatgggtcaaaattcacctgaaacatttgacccaagttaaacaatttaaaggcaatactaccaaatactaattgagtgcatgtaaacttctgacccactgggaatgtgatgaaagaaataaatcactttactattattctgacatttcacattcttaaaataaagtggtgatcctaactgatctaaaacagggcatttttactaggattaaatgtcaggaattgtgaaaaactgagtttaaatgtattcggcTAAGGTGTATTTCAACTGTACACACACGAGGAGCTGTCTGTGGCAGAAGTTAAGGTGATTGACGCAGCAAACAATGGGAAAGCGTTTGGCATTGATGAACTGCCTAATGAAGTTTTAAATCTCCTTAATTAATTGATGTCCTATATGATTTTCTACACATTTGTTTTGAGTACAGTATACTGCCATCTACCTGGTATAAGTCTATAGTGAATCCCATTCCCAAATCTTCGTAAAAAGACCAGAGTGCCACTGAATTATAGGGGCATAAGTTTATTGAGTACGGTTTATAAACTATATTCATTCATTCTCAACCAATAGGCTAATGACCTTTTAGGAGAATCAAAACATTCTGGTGGAAGAACaaaatgatttttttgtgtgaatCCAGAGCCTGTATAGATCATATCTTCTTGATCTGTACAATAATAAGAAATAGATTACACAAAGACTACTTTTGCATGTTTCATTGATTTCGCAAATAGGGACCTTTTAGCCTATAGTTTGTTAAAGACGGGTTGACCTTATCACGCAATCCAGTCTCTTTACAAAGTACCAATTGCTTGTGTGCGTGTTAATGAATATGGTACAGATTGGTTTCCCACATCCTCGGGTGTAAAACAAGGAGACACCTTATCACCGACTCTGCCATGTTTAGTAATGATTTGGCAAAAGAAATGCAACAGTTAAATATTGGAGTAAGATATGATGAAATGCTAAGTATCCTTTTACATGCTGATATTATTTTGATGGCAGAAACTGAACAAGACCTGAAGAACATGTTATTATGTGCAGTCAatttgtgtaaaaaaaataaaataagactCATGATCAACCAGACAAAAACACAGAATGCATTTTAGAAAATCAGGTACTAAGAGAAGTGTTTTTCAGTTTTTTGGTGTAAACATTGAGTTTACTAGAAATGATAAATATTTGGGTCTTTTGATTGATGAACATCTTCCCTGGCCGACTCAGCAAATAGAGCTCTTGGGGGAGTTATATGAAGGAAAAAAAAAACCTCAAAGATATTGGTTATGATACGTATTCCAAACGTATTCCAAACTGTTTCAGACATGCGTGTCTCCTGTTCTGGACTATTTAGCAGGAGTGTGGGGTGCTAAGAGGCATCTCAAAAACGAACATGTCCATAACAGAGCAGTACGTAACTTTTTACGTGTCCACAAGTTTGCAACTATACTTGCAATAACTGGAGACATGGGCTGTGAGTTGAGATGGAAGGCGTGTATGGTGAGACTGGAATATGCCAACTGCCAGAATAGCTAGCGAAGTTTTTCAAATGGGATCTATCCCATAGGGGGAGCCTGGGCAACTCAAATGTCAGACCTTTTTCAACATTCTGACTGAACATCTGTACAAAAACCAAATAAAGGAAGAAGACATCAATATTATTTTAACTGTTGATacaatatgaagaaaaaaaatgggTGGAGGAGATTAATCATAAACCCAAATTGAgaaccttttgtttgattaagggtGAATTCGTGTGCGAGAGATACATTATGTATAACCTACTTAAAAGCAAGAGATCGCTATGTGCTCAGGTGAGATCAGGGATTttgcctctgtgtattgaaacaggtgagatcagggatattgcctctgcgtattgaaacaggtgagatcagggatattgcctctgcgtattgaaacaggtgagatcagggatattgcctctgcgtattgaaacaggtgagatcagggatattgcctctgtgtattgaaaaCAGGTCGGTATAGAGGTGAAATTGAAGAGGAAAGACTACGTAACTATTGTGACCTTGAAGAAATAGAGAACAAAACCCATTTTACCCTCTATTTCTTCAAGTTACATAGCCCTTTCTACCACGATAAACAATTGGTCTTATTCCAGAAAGCACACCAGATATACCTGGCATtgtgtggctgagtgatgaggagaaacTGAAATGTTTGTCCATTGTGTATTTTCTGTTTGAGGAATATTTAGATAAAACAAGAAGTGCTGCCTATAATTAAATTGTAAAAATATTTAGCGTCTATGTGGTAAATGGTACGtgtgtatatagattgtgtataTGCTTGTCTCCCATATGAATCTTCTTTGTGCCAGACTGGGTTCAAAAGCCTTCCATTTCATTTTTCTGTATATAGTGATAGTTAttgtttggataaccttatttacttttatgtattgatttttacatttacattttttcacTCTTTATGCGATGCGCAATGCAGAAAACACCGGAGGAATTATCACCACGTGAATTTATGTAACGTTTGTGTCAATTAAAcccataagggatgggttgccaattggcgatttgacccaaaaaaatacaaaataaaaatcatTCATTCACACACATTGCAACCCCGACAGACGACAATGCACAATTTACTTAATTAGTCCTATTCAATTATCAACGAGATAGGCTATTTATTAGCCGGATGCATGGCTGGCTACATTTATTCCAGACAGAGATTTAGATGAAGGTAGGCTAATTCACTTGACCCATATATTGTTTCACTTGCAAGAGCAACATTCTCGCCTGACATTTGTAAATCAAGATAAacaatatactgtaatgacccggctgggtcataaagggaaaagagacggactctaggtgtgcaggtcagaacacaggtttattcataaactgggctattgttccggccacaacccacgccgctaaatgccgaacGTACACAATGTTACCCTGTCGAGTTAAGAGTCACTCTCATAGGAACAGATCAAGGCccgaacagaagagagagaacaatgagacagtaatccctatttatgcatttccaaatcccgcggtattacccatcatacccccccaacctttccatctgtcctgacatatttaacccctgctagtagccatgagaaccataacacacccacaaacacagaacacaataccgggtcgttacaATACAATTGTCATTTTCAGTGGCGACCCATCATGCAGGGCTGGTGGGTTAGAGCCCCACCGGTTTTGaaccccacctgtttagctaGGGCCATATAAAACATTGTCACCCGTTTTataattgtatatattttttgttgttgcccgttttgcatgttattttggcattaatacgtgtaaagtaaaaaataaaatcttTAAATTAATAAaacgcatacaaacatggtctctgttTTCCTTTCTTAAAGGCATCtgcaaaatgcaggtgtttcagcctagctcagtgctttctgtggtggtgcagcttccagcggaaaatacggagcataggggttggtaatgttctctagtgccgtgattggctcagtgttctgtcactcatggggacactacgtcactgcaaaatctacAGGAAGAGCTCGTAAATTCAAgccctttgggtgctgccatagagttacattagaagtgcccatccaagaaggctcaaggttatggtccacagataaaatgacatcaaatcacgttagaTCTACCGCAGCtttgattggacaacatactttcaaaatcttagctagcagtcatcatgaatcaagtcaacaatctactggaaaatccttatctataatttctcttcatatgacaaaacGTAAtgtgctcatcggccataaacattacacaacaagttggaaaacacattcaacaatgagtggtttggaagtcATTTTCCAAGCATAAAAATTTATTGGGCCATCAAAGGTTGaatattggccatgctgtcaatccagaaTGACTTCTGCACAGTTAAAAACTGGAGTTcaagtgagttcaagacaactggaaagtGGGGAAAAAACAAGATCAGActgggaaaatatattttgaacggtcatccaactctaTGTCAGGAAcccaggcctctttctagagcgctgacctgaagatcactggtGTCATGATTCAACATTGTTGTTGTCAccccccccagagttcccagttgcctGAAAGCACCATAActtcagagaatgccagactttgatgagatttgcccacaaaggaccaatgcaccaccttcctgttcaagtgagcacagcaaggtgtccaaaaatgtattgtatgctgctgcataaattatgtaatatgcataCTGTAGCTTAGAAAGTAGATTAATTGaaatggattgcctcttatccgctcgtcgtccccttatgccacagttcgtacatctcaattgtcagtagaaaccacatttgtttcgGCAAGTCTGCAATATCAGCTGTTTTTTTTATAAAGGCAGTacatgaggctgaattaactgtttcgctgccagacaaggctccgctgaagaaaaaagctctgctgttgggacaactttaagtaggccctaacagtttgtgggcagttAGTCCCCGTTATAGTGTAATGCATGTATTATTTAGTGCTGTGTCTTGtctagtggctttgctggcatgtatACAAATTACAATTGGGGTGTTTGCCCCACCAACAATTACATGCTAAAAATTGCCAATGGTCTTTTATTTCTCCTAATTATATGTCGCTCGGTAAACATGCCTATGCGAGAATAAATAATAATAGCAAGCATCGGCTTTGATCACGACAATGACAGACGTCGTCAGGACAGACAAGGTAGGTCTACCAAACAATGTCAAGTAGACAGACAAAAACAACCATATGGCCTCAGCAAAGTCGTCTGGAAATAGCTATATTGAACAACAATGACTAGCTACGGATCGTACACGTTAGAAGATGAAATTTGTGCCCTGAGACGAGTGAGTGAAACAGAGCTGCGCGTGTCCGTATTGGGAATTGAGAGCAGTTTGTTGTAATCCAATCGTTGCAGCAGGCTCAATCGATACCCCGCCCGTTTCTTTACAGACAGAAGAACTAGCCAATAGTTGTTTAGAGCACGCAGCTCTTTACACTGTTTGAGTGAGAGCGAGAAATGCTGGCAGCTGAAAATAGTTTTCCGATCAGTTAAATTACAACAAAAATACTCGTGTCAAAATCTTATTCGGAAAATTCTCCATATCAGTTATGATACTCATTTTGTCCGAGTACTCAGCACAACCCTAATTTCTATACTTCCCGTTCTTAAGGTTAGTTTCTGCatattttactttcggttttgtacaccagattcaaacagctgaaaatacaaaaaatgttTTAGTTATGGAAGATAACTAAAACACAGCGGTTTCGATGGCACAATTACTCTAATCTCTACATAATGACTGCCTGTTTAGTCTCAAACTGAAATTAAGCAAACTATTTAGTTGTTAACCATATTGGCTAAAGTCGCTCTTCCTCCTTACCTTTGGTCACCGTCAGTAGACTTGTGAGTGAGGGAGCTGGGTGAGCAACAGGATGTGTGTGGACAGAATAGGAAGGTGAATTGAGCAGCACGATTATATGGTGAAGCCTGGGACCAGTCAAATGTGTTTGTGGTGGCAGACTGTATGAACGCACGCGCAAACATAGTGAAACCAAATCGTTAATCCCTCCAATCACCTCTCAGTACACAGTTTAAACCCTGGCCATCAGTTTGTGACATACCTGAAAGAAGGCTATCGCTAGGTTGTCTGTAGGCCAGGGGTGTCAGACGACCCTTGGCCATTATatgagtgcattcagaaagtattcagaccacttgaccttttccacaatttgttacaatacagccttattctaaaattgattaaatagtttccccccctcaatctacacactaacAAAGTGAGAacagttttagacatttttgcaaatgtatataaaataaactggaatatcacatttacataagtattcagaccctttactcagtactttgttgaagcacctttggcagcgattacagcctcaggtctgacgctacaagcctggcacacctgtatttggggagtttctcccattcttctctgcagatcctctcaaactgtcaggttggatggggagtgtcgctgcacaactattttcaggtgtctccagagatgttcgatcgggttctagtccctgccgctgaaaaacatcccccacagCCTGATAccagcaccatgcttcaccgtagggatggtgccaggttaactccagacgtgatgcttggcattcaggccaaagagttcaatcttggtttcatcaactccaagcggactgtcatgtgccttttactgagaagtggcttccgtctggccactctactagaaaggcctgattgatggagtgctgcagaggtggttgtccttctggaaggttctcccatctccacagaggaactatagagctctatcaaatcaaattgtattagtcacatgcgccgaatacaacttgagtagaccttagtgaaatgcatacttacaagcccctaaccaacaatgcagtttaaaaaaatcagaataagaaataaaaggaacaagtaattaaagagcagcagtaaaataacaatagcgagactatatacacaggggtaccggtacagagtcaatgtgcgggggcaccggttagtcgagttaatatgtacatgtaggtagagttattaaagtgactatgcatagatagagtagcagcagtttgtgtgtgtgtgtgggggggggggggggggggcaatgcaaacagtctgggtagccattttattagatgttcaggagtcttatggcttgggggtagaagctgtttagaagcctcttggacacagacttggcactccggtaccgcttgccatgtggtaacggagagaaccgtctatgacttgggtgactggagtctgacaatttttagggccttcctctgacaccgcctggtatagaagtcctggatggcaggaagcttggccccagtgatgtactgggccctacacactaccctatgtagtgccttgcggtcaaaggccgagcagttgccatagcaggcagtggttcaaccagtcaggatgctctcaatggtgcagctttagaaccttttgaggatgaggacccatgccaaatcttttcagtctcctgagtgggaatatgttttatcgtgccctcttcacgactgtcttggtgtgcttggaccatgttagtttgttggtgatgagagcttcaagttccttggtgtccacaaccTGCTCCGTAGATGAGAATGGtggagtgctcggtcctccttttcctgtagtccacaatcatctcctttgtcttgatcatgttgagggagaggttgttgtcctggcaccacacagccaggtctctgacctcctccatataggctgtcttgttgttgatcaagccaaccactgttgtgtcatcagcaaacttgatggtgttggagtcgttcgTGCCTGGCCTTGGAGTCGTGAAGTCATGagtgagcagggagtacaggaggggactgagcacgcacccctgagggtcccccgtgtttaggatcagcgtggtggatgtgttgttacctacccttaccacctgggggtggcctgtcaggaattccaggatccagttgtagagggaggtgtttagtcccaggatccttagcttattgatgagctttgagggcactatggtgttgaacgctgagctgtagtcatgaacagcattctcacattggtgttccttttgtccaggtgtgaaagggcagtgtggagtgcaatagagattgcatcatctgtggatctgttagggcggtatgcaaattggagtgggtctagggtttctgggataatggtgttgatgtgagccatgaccagcctttcaaagcacttcatggctacagacgtgagtgctacgggtcagtagtcatttaggcaggttaccttagtgttcttgggcacagggactatggtggtctgcttaaaaggATCGGCAtcccgtcaacgggacagttgtaaagtCATGCAGCGCGTTGTcaagatcgcagattttagagaaacaaatgtcggtacatataagtctcttatatcggctgaaagcttaaattcttgttaatataacggcactgtccaatttacagtagctactaCTGCAAAAAAATGCCATGCTTTTGTTTGAGAGCTCCTAACAAAACACTTTCACCGCgatgaatttatcaaacctaactctgaaggtgaaatgtgtacttacattctgaaatcttgctctgatttatcacccaaaagggtcccagagataacatgaagtgtcgttttgttagataaaatccttattAATTTCCTaaaaaaaggtccatatagcatgcacgatcgattttgtatttccactcgttcaatttgcaatgAGAGTAATCTGTGAACATCTcaccctaaactttgtttcaacgaGTCAAATCACATTCGCATCTATTCCTGCTgagatcctagaaggtaacaaAACTTCATTATATCATTAGGGGtctagtatatcctataggacaccatatttggtcagagagcgacgccttcatggcatgCCGATGACGCGGGCGGCCATCACTTGAATGACTATCTGTCAAAtcagcaccaatcggggtcaaacaaagctagctagatagccaatgagctgggctttacgggagtatccgGAAACCATGTATATGTCGTAAAAAGTAGCTTctaaccttgtacgacagcatgccctttcattttggacaaaaataataaggatattcagagttatgaaaacgggttattttgcaaatgttgaacttatatggctactaatacttggaAAGCTGAATCAAGAAGTCCAAGTAaaacagatttgacgatattcttgcagaaaaatttaATATGAATACGAATGTTTCCTTCacaatttgcccaaatgtacctggggactTCACACTAAAAGTCTTGAGGATCAGTCATACAccaagttatccatctgaaacttttgcactgctgccatcttgtggacaaccAGAGAGATGGCTATAGCAGTGATCTTTCTcgtctacactgcatttctgatcaatttgatgttattttaaaatgtacaacaa includes:
- the LOC139559857 gene encoding guanylate kinase-like isoform X1 translates to MYMRYFFRLFSAMAGPRPVVLSGPSGAGKSTLLKNLLKEYEGVFGFSVSHTTRSPRPGEENGKDYHYVTREYMQASIDKGEFVESAVFSGNMYGTSKASVQAVKDKNLICILDIDMQGVRAVKTTDLNPIYISIQPPSMNILEKRLRDRNTESEESLQKRLDAAQVDMEISKEPGIFDIVIVNDNLDDAYGKLIDALIEEIKKVQKNNLS
- the LOC139559857 gene encoding guanylate kinase-like isoform X2, whose protein sequence is MRDYNKEKAMAGPRPVVLSGPSGAGKSTLLKNLLKEYEGVFGFSVSHTTRSPRPGEENGKDYHYVTREYMQASIDKGEFVESAVFSGNMYGTSKASVQAVKDKNLICILDIDMQGVRAVKTTDLNPIYISIQPPSMNILEKRLRDRNTESEESLQKRLDAAQVDMEISKEPGIFDIVIVNDNLDDAYGKLIDALIEEIKKVQKNNLS
- the LOC139559857 gene encoding guanylate kinase-like isoform X3, whose amino-acid sequence is MAGPRPVVLSGPSGAGKSTLLKNLLKEYEGVFGFSVSHTTRSPRPGEENGKDYHYVTREYMQASIDKGEFVESAVFSGNMYGTSKASVQAVKDKNLICILDIDMQGVRAVKTTDLNPIYISIQPPSMNILEKRLRDRNTESEESLQKRLDAAQVDMEISKEPGIFDIVIVNDNLDDAYGKLIDALIEEIKKVQKNNLS